Proteins encoded by one window of Carassius auratus strain Wakin chromosome 8, ASM336829v1, whole genome shotgun sequence:
- the LOC113107915 gene encoding scavenger receptor cysteine-rich type 1 protein M160-like — protein sequence MFKGQQSKRNVFLNCVGDEKFSWQCMERSDCRERASVICSNHRRFSLRDGSDACSGLVEEKTVKQKSWNPVQPANVKPEVICPQLNCGSTGKFTNGTNILTCSDRVKLQNFTTECFGDVSIAVNGIIYEVCYSEQDSFQSRKKMGAMVCRELGCGEMLRVKKGSFTSNGFLSNVDCQGDERSLWHCLAIHEKKQCWGTKVICSGSLDVRLSDGLGRCSGRVEVKWEGSWRPIGSENNTMNSDVVCQHLNCGASSKINRQLFTEGEKTLQWLWDVSCRSSSAKLHECFENTVLRTPRQNEKNKEIICQKEELKFFEGDSPCEGKVRIKQFYDKAVWLPATPEKANDTCKAMQCGTLVSFEKSQTTDAKVKCSGTKTLALENSLGEKCWGMVKVCGDDQCGGVCSNNWRTDEDSRMICGNLGCGNPIQAKLPLQINNLPATYSSVYCSENVQNMIMCNFIPNKNPTCKSLANVICTAWKRLLLYNKEGECSGPVYGLRDRKTPTPVSISGWGNEEGQKLCEYLQCGKHIPHISNYTNTNTKEWWNNTYNCSGKENIWECESNDQPVQNQQQLNIKCDHKPPKIRLSNNCTGEVLIDEEHVCASRWDAGMSNKLCDSLNCGKALYSWTTESREKNTWHFSCTGNETLMWQCGSRKDSCENILSVACKDSVEFNSTEKCGGKLVIKYQGRWEYVCGKLTPNDNKKFLRYYRSKKGKDVNPDVNEMDKMDTEDKAFFDNDDYEDVDSLMDKSGEEDEDDRKRDSSGTEYDDIEGQANGTSPSQTHHDEDLDIPLLPKRPENILDQDTYEVETEKQKDCDDVISVEATANENAGMTGTQAHVDVDVDEGADSDLDAGLFANADADMLTTEVEVHAQAE from the exons ATGTTCAAAGGACAACAGAGCAAACGAAATGTATTTCTTAATTGTGTTGGCGATGAGAAGTTCTCTTGGCAGTGTATGGAGAGGTCAGACTGCCGGGAGCGAGCCAGTGTGATCTGCAGCA ATCACAGGAGGTTCAGTCTACGAGATGGCAGCGATGCTTGCTCTGGGTTGGTGGAAGAGAAAACTGTGAAACAAAAATCATGGAATCCTGTTCAGCCGGCAAATGTGAAGCCTGAAGTCATCTGTCCACAACTGAACTGTGGTTCCACTGGAAAATTTACAAATGGAACTAACATCCTGACGTGCTCAG ACCGCGTGAAACTCCAGAATTTCACAACAGAGTGTTTTGGAGATGTTTCCATTGCTGTGAATGGTATTATCTATGAAGTGTGCTACAGTGAGCAGGATTCGTTTCAGTCCCGTAAAAAGATGGGGGCTATGGTCTGTCGAGAGCTTGGCTGTGGTGAGATGCTGCGTGTAAAAAAGGGCTCCTTTACTTCTAATGGTTTTCTGAGTAATGTTGATTGTCAGGGTGATGAACGGTCACTGTGGCATTGTCTGGCAATTCATGAGAAAAAACAATGCTGGGGAACCAAAGTTATATGTTCAG GCAGCTTGGATGTGCGTTTGAGTGACGGTCTGGGTCGCTGTTCTGGACGTGTAGAGGTGAAATGGGAAGGCTCATGGAGGCCCATTGGCTCTGAAAACAACACTATGAATTCAGACGTGGTGTGTCAACATCTAAACTGTGGTGCATCCTCAAAAATAAACAGACAACTTTTCACTGAAGGAGAAAAGACACTGCAATGGCTGTGGGATGTCAGCTGTAGAAGCTCTTCAGCAAAGCTCCATGAGTGTTTCGAGAATACTGTCTTGAGGACACCTCGTCAAAAcgagaaaaacaaagaaatcatTTGCCAAA AGGAAGAACTGAAGTTCTTTGAAGGTGATTCTCCATGCGAGGGAAAAGTGCGCATCAAGCAATTTTATGATAAGGCTGTCTGGCTGCCTGCAACACCAGAAAAAGCCAATGACACATGCAAAGCAATGCAGTGTGGAACTCTGGTCTCCTTTGAGAAAAGCCAAACCACAGATGCCAAAGTCAAATGTTCAG GGACAAAGACTCTGGCACTTGAAAACTCGCTTGGAGAAAAATGCTGGGGAATGGTGAAGGTCTGCGGAGATGACCAGTGTGGAGGGGTTTGCAGCAACAATTGGAGAACAGATGAAGACTCCAGAATGATCTGTGGGAACCTGGGCTGTGGAAATCCAATTCAAGCCAAGTTACCACTTCAGATAAATAATCTACCTGCCACTTACAGTAGTGTGTACTgctcagaaaatgtacaaaatatgatCATGTGCAATTTTATTCCCAACAAAAACCCCACCTGCAAATCCCTAGCCAACGTGATATGCACAG CATGGAAACGATTGCTCCTCTATAATAAGGAAGGAGAATGCAGTGGTCCAGTATATGGTCTGCGAGATAGGAAAACACCCACTCCAGTCAGCATAAGTGGATGGGGCAACGAGGAAGGACAAAAGCTGTGCGAGTATCTACAGTGTGGAAAACACATACCACACATCTCtaattacacaaacacaaacacaaaagagtgGTGGAACAATACCTATAATTGCTCAGGGAAAGAGAATATTTGGGAATGCGAGAGCAATGATCAGCCCGTCCAGAATCAACAGCAGTTAAACATCAAGTGTGACC ATAAACCTCCAAAAATTAGGCTCTCAAACAACTGCACAGGCGAGGTGCTCATAGATGAAGAGCATGTTTGTGCATCCCGGTGGGATGCTGGGATGTCCAACAAGTTATGTGACAGCCTCAATTGTGGTAAGGCACTCTACAGCTGGACCACAGAGTccagagaaaaaaatacttggcatTTCAGCTGCACAGGCAACGAGACATTGATGTGGCAGTGTGGCTCTAGAAAAGACAGCTGTGAGAACATCCTCTCTGTGGCCTGCAAAG ATAGTGTTGAATTCAACTCTACTGAGAAGTGTGGCGGGAAGCTTGTGATCAAGTATCAGGGGCGATGGGAATATGTCTGTGGAAAACTGACTCCGAATGATAACAAGAAGTTTT TAAGATATTACAGAAGTAAAAAGGGCAAAGACGTCAACCCAGATGTGAATGAAATGGATAAGATGGATACAGAGGACAAAG CATTTTTTGATAATGATGACTACGAGGATGTGGATTCTCTCATGGACAAGTCAG gagaggaggatgaagatgacaGAAAGAGGGATTCTTCTGGGACAGAATATGATGACATTGAGGGACAAGCCAATGGAACCTCTCCTTCTCAAACCCACCATGATGAAGACCTCGACATCCCTCTCCTTCCCAAGAGACCCGAGAACATTCTTG ATCAGGACACCTATGAAGtggagacagagaaacagaaggACTGTGATGATGTCATATCTGTCGAGGCTACAGCCAATGAAAATGCAGGGATGACAGGCACACAAGCTCATGTAGATGTAGACGTGGATGAAGGTGCAGATTCAGATTTAGATGCAGGTCTGTTTGCAAATGCTGATGCAGATATGTTGACCACAGAGGTAGAAGTTCACGCTCAAGCAGAGTAA
- the LOC113107916 gene encoding scavenger receptor cysteine-rich type 1 protein M160, protein MIIRGLTGLERHEGLNVALRGSDSPCKGRLEVYHGVKKQWGLVCHYGWRKENGEVVCKSIGCGDHTRSDVDMTLYKDPPLPQQYWMDQVKCTSEEESLWKCLYVGISNNEKCDGSFVAVECSGEVKLSLNLNGQRDVCAGVVEFSTANGIIGVCNDNWGK, encoded by the exons GTCTCAATGTGGCTTTGCGCGGATCTGACAGCCCTTGTAAAGGCCGGCTGGAGGTGTATCATGGCGTTAAGAAGCAGTGGGGCTTGGTGTGTCATTACGGGTGGAGAAAGGAAAATGGAGAGGTTGTGTGTAAATCAATAGGGTGTGGGGATCATACACGCTCTGATGTAGACATGACCCTCTACAAAGATCCACCTCTGCCCCAACAATACTGGATGGATCAAGTGAAATGCACATCTGAAGAAGAGAGCCTTTGGAAATGCCTTTATGTTGGCATCAGTAACAATGAGAAGTGTGATGGTAGTTTTGTTGCTGTTGAATGCTCGG GAGAAGTTAAACTGAGTTTGAATCTGAATGGACAGCGTGATGTATGTGCTGGTGTGGTGGAGTTCTCTACAGCCAACGGCATCATTGGGGTCTGTAATGATAACTGGGGTAAGTGA